In Babesia bovis T2Bo chromosome 3, whole genome shotgun sequence, the genomic window ATCTTCAGATGGATTAGAGGGATAAGAGCCTGTCTCGCGTACCCGAGAGCTACCCAAGGTGTTACATCCATCACCTGTGCGTGAATCAGATGTGTATCCCGGTACTCTAACGCCTTCAGAGTTATTCTGGTTTTTATCCGCCGATCGTGAAGAATTCCAGAAACGTGACCAAAAACCACCAGTGGATACAGTAGTAGCGTCGTCCCTAGCACCTGTTTTGCGTTGTTTACCAGCAACACGCAGCTGCTGTAAGCAGCTATGCATCAATTCATAGTTCCCATTACACCACTGAGTAATATGTTCATCCGGCATAGACGTATCGTCCGACATCTTGAAActaaaacaacatcaagCACGAATATTACTGATCATACTCCAACGTAAAGCATGTGTAAACTCTGTATAACGGATGTAAACATAGAAGCATCAATAAAGATGCAAAAGGAAACTCAAAATCATGCTAACGTAAGTAAAGGGTCAACATAGCCCACACCTCCGCAACATAATCATCTACATAAATCAACACATAGCACAACGCTATTATAATAAGCAAACACAATAAACTGAATTGTTGGACGAAGAATATAACGCTTCAGATAAAGAGACTCCCCACCCACAAGGTACACATAGCTCTCACTATATCGTTTTTACATCGACACAACCACGAAAACGCAACACATCAATAATTCTGTTGCAGTGGCGATTGTTCACAGAAACAAACGCAAAATGCCGCATAGATGTACCGATACGATCGACAAGGCGCGGCTGGATTCCATCCCTCAGTCTACAGAGGTGGTTGTGATGGTTGACAAGGACGACAATGAGATCGGTACTTGCACAAGGAAGGAGATGGTATGTCCTGCTTGTGACGACTACAGCCacgtgatatataacaccaaCTCATTGTTTGCAGAGACAATTTAACAAATGGCACAGAGCAACAAGCACTATCATTCTCTCAAATATTGACGACCCAGTGATATACTATCAAGTAAGAGATGAACATAAAGACTATTGTCCAGGGTATTATGATATAGGATTCGGTGGAGTAGTAACGGTAAGCATAACCAGTACATTGAGAAGACAGCTGTAGATCGGAGAGACGTATCTTGACTGTGCATTAAGAGAAACTAGAGAAGAATCTGGAATAGACTTTAATGAGGCCGATCTAATTGAAGTTGCCCATATCGCAAGGGACGATGTGCACGTTAGGTGCCACTACAAGTTATACGTAAGTCTATTGCTTTAGGAACACATGAAAATTGATATCGATCTTTGTAGTGTATAGTTTATACGTCAAATATGCCTAGCATGCTTAAAGCTTTTGTTTGGGAGTTCGTTGAAATCGGAAACTGGGTACAATACTGTGACCTTTATAAATCCATCTATATGTACCCTACTCATGTTAAACAGGTTGCCCTCTACAACGGTCCCGAGACCTTGGATACCACAAAAGCTGATGCAAAGAGTATTTTTACCGCAAAGCTCGCTGACGTGGACCGACTATTGGAAGAGCATAACTTTACCACAGCATGTGAACTAATGCTGGAACCTCTGAAACAATTCGTCAACCAAGGAGGTTTAGAGAAATTAAACGCAAAATACGGGCGCTCAAGCTAAAACAATAGCTTAAACCCCCGTTTTATATcgcatgatatatatggtgAGTACAAAACTTGTGTAATATCTAGAATTATTGGCATTTGAGCGGTGTAATACGTAATGCACTCAACATTCTACGCCAGTTAAATGAAACACGCaaagtaaatataaaagaGAAATCATATACTCCATTAATGATGGTGACCAGCATGGCCATGTTCAGCAGCGTGTTGGTGAAGATGTGAATGAGCACAACCACCAGTAATGTAAACCTGGATTATAGCAGTAATGAAAATGACCATCAATCCGATAACAACGCACAGCCATTTCCAAAATGCCGTTTTGCGACAGTGTATGTGACAAAAAAGCTCATGGGTTATAATCTCCATGCCAATGTAAATTAATGTACCCACGGCAAAGCAATTCAATACAGCCTCAGCAGTAGGGCCTGAAATATCATGAATCTTAAATAATAGGAAACCCACTCCTGCCAGCAGTGATGGCACCTACCAAAATGCCCAAAGGAGAACTCAAACAAAATATTGTTTGCATCACCAATGCACTCTTACGAGAATTTGAAGAAATAAAAGAAGACAAGGCCATTCCAGCTGCCCATTTGTGTAAGGCTATGCCTACAGTCATAAGCCAAATGTTCCATTGCGATTCGACGAGGCCAATGACAATACCTGTGTGTCAATCAAATTTCAGTATGGATATCACGCTAAGTAGTAGACCAACAGATCCAATTTTACAAAACGTGTACTAATGCACACGATTTCACCAGGATTCTAAAAATAATGAACTAACCTTCAAATAATGAATGTAGAAAAAGAGCAAATGTTATACAAAGACCATTGCACTCACATAGAGGACAAATGATCTCCATGAAACGCTTCATTAAACGACTGTGATGATGACGAAAACGTGCACGAATAGACATAGGATTGCGATGGGATTCAGATTCTTCATCGATCGCGCCAGTAACAATGGTTTGTCCCTCTTCACAAGTTTCACTACGAGAGCCACTGCCAGCACATGACGGCTTCATCTCTGACTCACAACAAATTTGTTGTGCCTCGGACTCTTTGCAGCAGCCAGTAGCCTCGCCGTTACAGCAGGCCGTCTTCACTTCGCTGTCACAACAGTGCCCCTCCTTTTCAGGGATCCAACAACTGTTGGATTCATTGCAAATATTAAAAGCAGCGGAACATGGAGTACGACCGGAAGATAAAACTCTCTCAATTAATaacattatacaaaatgcTATCATAGCCAAAAAATATGCAGGATTAAAATGACCGGTGCCAATGTTCCACAACAAGCTCTCTACCTCCCACTGAGATACAGCCTCAGGTAAAATATGAAGGTATGCCATACCCATTATAATACCTaaagaatatataccacaaaaATAAGAAACAAACCTGAACCGAGACAGTTGCATAAACATAAACGTGAGTCAATCTTATCCTGACGTAACTTCAAGTCTTCGCCAGAACGAGAAAAGTAATATACCAAATAGGGTACGAGGCATCCTACTAAACCAGAAATGGCAATCAGCAGAGCCGATAATAATTTAGCTATACCAGGACCCATGGTCGACTCAAAAGGCTGAAAAGCAATATCAACAGCATACACATAGATGCTTACCAAAATGAAAAGAAATCAGTAAACTGCCACCCTGCTTTCGTCGCATGGGTATGACAATATGTCGTAGAAATAAAACACTTTGCTATGCCCCCAATGTTAACAGCTAGTATACGTACGACTTGCGAAAGAGACGACGTAAATAACGAACATGAAGTGTATTTTTAAATGATACACACAGATCTACGCAAATCACAGCACAAAATTGCAAAGTGTGCCGACTGCTCTATGCAGTAGTTATCTGCAGCATAACTGTACTACCAGAATATATGGTGTTTTCCTCAACACATTCCAAATGGAGAAATTGTCATTAAATAATAAATGCTAGAACATACAGTGGTGCGATTGTTTACGAATTTTAAAAGTCTAGTGTTATTACATATTAGGCATACATCGATGCCGGCACCCAAATCATGTATCGATGTATACAGCAATGTGCTATACGTTATTATTCACATTTTTATGGCATTACGTTTCAATATCCAGCAAGCACTTTACAAGTCTGCCAATCATTCGTATCCGATCTAAGATAGCAACATTGCTGTGCACTAAGATGGAATATTCTAGCCACTAGAAGGTGGACgttatattccatatagaTCATCATGAAATTACATCATATAAGGTCCGGTAACACTATGATGCTCTAATTATTTTAAAGGGGTATTAGAATGTATAGTATGAAACCGTGGTATAATGGTCCATCGGACCACGGGAAATTGGACTCTGACATTCCAACCTAACAAAATAGCACTAGTATAATCATAATGCCCATCAACCATATTCTATGGAACTAATGAAATCAATATATGACCACAGTATCTATCCAATGTGAGCATTATGCCGTCTGTTGCACAAAAGTCTACGATTGGGGTTTTATATACGCTTCTGCATTAAATGGTTTATTTCATTCCAAAAAGGAACGATGTGGTTGATGAATTCGATAGGTTGCACGCGAAACACTCATGCGGTCTAGCGCAAAAGGCGATATTCCAGCAATGATGCCAATGGCTCTACATTTGTAAGGCACTACATAGTTACCTCCTTTAGCTGATTAATGCCACCAACTTTCACGAAATCCTTAACAAGAGATGCCATCCAAGGACAGGAACGTGAAAATTTCTCCATGCTCATCAACTCGTCAATTTTAGAGAGAGGCGCTCGAAGGATCTCGTCAACCTCACCAGGTTGAGGAGTCAGCTTATCCAAAGGTCCATTGTAAAGTGCCACCTAAGAATTAGTCAATAATATCAATAAGATTAAACATCAAATACGAAAAACTGATATGTACGAATCTGAAAGACTCCtaatacacatatataacctaCATATAACTTGTAGTGGCATCGTAAACATTGTTCATCACGCTTGTATTGTCCAAGCTCGTGCAAATGCTCAGAAGAAAGACGCAAACCACATTCCTCAAGGGTCTCACGGATTGCATTGTCAATGTAGGATTCGCCCACCGTAACGACTCCTCCAAACGCAAGGTCACGATAACCGGGGCAGTAAACCTTTTTCATGGAACgaatgtgatatatcaccTCTACCTCAGATCCACTATTAGATAGAAGAACTGTACACGACGTGCGATGCCATTTGTTAAATTGTCTCTGCAAACAATGAGTTGGAGTTATATATCACGTGGCTGTAGTCGTCACAAGCAGGACATACCATCTCCTTCCTTGTGCAAGTGCCGATCTCATTGTCGTCCTTGTCAACCATCACAACCACCTCTGTGGCATCTGCCATGGATCCCAAACGGGACATATCTATTAAATCATCAGAAGTCATTCTgacatattatatatagcgATATGTAATGGGTGTAATGCATCAATTCCAAGGCAACGTTAGGCCATCAAATCAGCGGCCAAGCCAACACACACCAGGAAAATACCGTCACTATTTTCCCTATGTACTTTATTGGCATCAATAtgtattttgtttttaattatataattatcTGACATCCAGCATGTATTCAGCCGATTATCAACATACACACCTCATCCCTTGGTATTCTATAGGAGCAAATCGCCAATACGTCACACGTCTATACAATGTAATAAGCTTATTAGCGCTTTATATACGTAAATGTATAAGGAATGTTATATGATCTATTGGTTCCAGGAATCAATAACATAGTTTTAGTGAAAGATGAAGACCATGTGCTAACGAAGTTTTAGCGATAATCTGTGGAAATTTTGCAAATTTGTAGATTAGAAATTATTAGCGCTGGTTTGACCCCTGAACAGACAATCTGAAGGTGGTATCCATAGGTTATCCATGaatgatatatttcatCGCCACTCCCATCATCTAAAGCAAATGGTGTTTTTTAAATATCCTAAACATAATCTAGACATATTGGTCAGCATTACTTTGGCGATGTATTACGAATGGCTCCTCCATTGATTTGTCTATTCATAAGTGCTTGATCCAATTTTACGTCTATCATTCGTTAACGCTGCCGACGTTTTTAGTAGGATAGTATCCCACTTCTATTCACtgattatatacaacagtTAGACACAGTGACATGGGTGGGATTCGTGCATTGGTAGCATAATAATAGATTGACATCATGCAGTAAAATGTTATTACCGAAGGTCTGCATAATAGGTCAAATATTACAGATTGGCTATGGTAACGGTCACATTAATCAATATTGGCGTATTATCGAATGGTAGTAGACAATTGTACGTTTTTTAAGTGCTAGATAGAcatgttatacacattacCTAGATTACATGATTGAATTCAAATATGACGAATTTAGAAACCATATCTAATATGGGCAGCATTACGCCTTTATTAATTAGAAATATAACAGCAGTATACATAATGGAAGAAATCTTATATAAACTAAATCAAGGAAGATGCAAGGAAATTCTATTTTCAAAAATTCATAGCACAGCGTATAAGGAACTATCTGGTAAAATATATGCATTAAATAAATAAGCTTATATGCTTCTTTTTGTATTACACTTGAACAATAGCGTCCACACGGTAGAGAGGCAATAAGAGTAGCAACATTACAATATATCCGGAGGCTGCGCCGCTGCTAACTCAAAGAAAATATactaaaaatataaaaaactAATAAAAATACTAGGGTACAGCAAATAAAATATACCCTTGCATTTAAACACTTATATTTAAAGACCTAACTAGATAATGCAACAATTTCGTCTAATAAGAAGACAAATTTCTTAAAGCACTAATCAGTGATAGATAAATACAAACTAGGTATAAAAACACTTAAACGCTATTAAATTAGCGTTAACAAATCATATTGTCTAGGCGTATCAGCGAAATTCAAAAGTCTGTTGAACCGTATCATTGCATTCGCTAGGATTCCTAAATGACAAAATGAATATGCAATGGAGTAATATCACACTCATCTGTGCGATTATTATTAGCCAGTTGACAATATATGGTGGAGCACACCCAAATAGTGATCATACCACAGATGTAGGTAACAATGTACCATGGATATTCGACACTGAAGAGGCCATGGTGCCACTGGTATCTGTAACAGATGAACAACGCGAACAAGAAttgaaatatcaaaatACGCTCCAATATGCCAAAAACCTTTGTGTTATGGCAGTAACTGCTaaaaatattacaatgCCGGCGTACATTTATCATGACATTTCTGTAATGGAACTATATCAGTTGTTAGATGGGAGTTCTTTAAGAAGGAAATATAACTTACATCAGCAACTTTTGGATAAACTAGATCACGCTGATACGGTAGCGCAAGAAATTTGCAAGGAACTCAGAGCACATCCACCAACACGaaatgttgttttcccTACAGGAGAATCCGCTCTTGTAATAGAAGATTTAGATGCATATGAGAAGAGTATATCCGACTTAACGGCTGataaaatatcaacattATTTGATGAACTGTTAGGTGGTGGAGAGATTGTTATAGAAACGAAACTCCTCAAGACCCTGACGCCAGAATCGTTGAGTGATATAAATGCACAGTTTCTTATTAGAAGAGTAGGTGATTTTTATAGTGTTAATTTGGGAGATTCATTTAAGGGAGCTAGACGAGAAAATGTATTAGGGGCAACAATACATGATTCTGAAAAATTAGTTGCATATGAAGATTGGGTTAACAATAAACGAAATCAAATACATTATGTAGCTGAACTCATAAACGCCGAAAATGCCCAGAATATGGTAAAACAGATAAATGGCAAACAAATGGTATTTCTGCAAGCATTGTGGTTTGAACTTTTCAAAACAATTGAATCACAAATCAGGCTATTAGTGAATGTGAGGTTGTTCAGAAGGGCTGTTATAGAAATTATATCCAATCCAACATCTGAAGGGAAACTTGCCCAAGTCAGTGCAAAAGGATTGGAATTGATATACGACGGTCTGGAGTACAACATCCTAAACGACAAGCAAAGGATATCATTTCATCATAAACTGGAGAAATTGATCACAATGCTCAGAAATATGTATGACGTAGATATTAGCCATCTACATCTCCAAGATGAGACTAATTATATCGACTTGAACACAACAAC contains:
- a CDS encoding NUDIX hydrolase domain family protein; translation: MPHRCTDTIDKARLDSIPQSTEVVVMVDKDDNEIGTCTRKEMRQFNKWHRATSTIILSNIDDPVIYYQVRDEHKDYCPGYYDIGFGGVVTIGETYLDCALRETREESGIDFNEADLIEVAHIARDDVHVRCHYKLYVALYNGPETLDTTKADAKSIFTAKLADVDRLLEEHNFTTACELMLEPLKQFVNQGGLEKLNAKYGRSS
- a CDS encoding NUDIX hydrolase domain family protein, with amino-acid sequence MTSDDLIDMSRLGSMADATEVVVMVDKDDNEIGTCTRKEMRQFNKWHRTSCTVLLSNSGSEVEVIYHIRSMKKVYCPGYRDLAFGGVVTVGESYIDNAIRETLEECGLRLSSEHLHELGQYKRDEQCLRCHYKLYVALYNGPLDKLTPQPGEVDEILRAPLSKIDELMSMEKFSRSCPWMASLVKDFVKVGGINQLKEVTM
- a CDS encoding ZIP Zinc transporter family protein, producing the protein MGPGIAKLLSALLIAISGLVGCLVPYLVYYFSRSGEDLKLRQDKIDSRLCLCNCLGSGIIMGMAYLHILPEAVSQWEVESLLWNIGTGHFNPAYFLAMIAFCIMLLIERVLSSGRTPCSAAFNICNESNSCWIPEKEGHCCDSEVKTACCNGEATGCCKESEAQQICCESEMKPSCAGSGSRSETCEEGQTIVTGAIDEESESHRNPMSIRARFRHHHSRLMKRFMEIICPLCECNGLCITFALFLHSLFEGIVIGLVESQWNIWLMTVGIALHKWAAGMALSSFISSNSRKSALVMQTIFCLSSPLGILVGAITAGRSPTAEAVLNCFAVGTLIYIGMEIITHELFCHIHCRKTAFWKWLCVVIGLMVIFITAIIQVYITGGCAHSHLHQHAAEHGHAGHHH